In the genome of Tripterygium wilfordii isolate XIE 37 chromosome 19, ASM1340144v1, whole genome shotgun sequence, one region contains:
- the LOC119985522 gene encoding uncharacterized protein LOC119985522: MTGLRPRGNELIEFEPEIELKLRDIRRKQREERDELNKGDIKEDMADQERPERRLLGDYTTPIVYNAPSCIVLAPATGQFELKIQHIQMLNMFRGDGNNDPYLHVKEFFDLCSTFHYTGISDEQVRLRLFPFSLKDKEKAWLNSLPPRSINTWDELVKKFLLKFFPAQKTNALKREIRNFAQNEGEPFYECWDRYNDLFIRCPHHGFNEYKKVQFFYEGLTPQTRQTVDATVGGSLSMKTSAEATEIFETMCLNSQQWDINSEEKVAAPKQRGVYEINSNSILEAEVAKLRHELKLLAGKKEICAMCSSTMHTIEMCPNNPIGQEESTFGIYSQNRAGYNPYSNTYNPGWRDHPNFSWKNQQGQFSKIPQPPQTPEPKQSPIEDVLAQFMQVTQASIQKLEMQIGQLANVMSEKKQGEFPSQSEANPRGREQAKAIKTLRSGKPYDIRDEDPGDNMEVTTAEDTAEKSPSVEARESQPEEPKLAERTSPNTTPEAPLKDRVYVPPLPFPQQFQKQKKDRHMLDIMELLKKVHKNIPLLDAIKQVPSYAKFLKDICTNKRKFMEHEKVMLSEECSAVLLNKLPPKLKDPGSFTIPCVIGNLQIEKALIDLGASINLMPLSVFQQLGVGKMQPTSISLQLADRSIKFPLGIIEDILIKVDRFLLPADFIILDMEEDRDIPIIMGRPFLATAGTIIDVKKGLLTMNVEGESVEFRVFATMKRPMDIEECNRLDIIDQLVQSNFTAEAGNDELKTSIEHPDLTRAIADEVSDVVAVLNSTPPLKWIRTTELLGPPSPRAVPSIQQTPKLQLKLLPTHDMPIGRKEFSPGHKVLLNNSTLKLFPWKLRSRRHGPFQVAQVYLNGAVDSQNLQRDKEFKVDIHRLKPYLEVGYDAAKSIT; encoded by the coding sequence ATGACTGGTCTTCGACCGAGGGGAAACGAGCTGATTGAATTTGAACCTGAAATTGAGCTTAAACTTCGGGATATAAGAAGGAAGCAAAGAGAAGAACGAGACGAGCTTAATAAAGGGGACATTAAGGAAGACATGGCTGACCAAGAACGACCTGAAAGAAGACTTCTTGGTGATTACACAACACCGATAGTATACAATGCTCCATCATGTATTGTTCTTGCTCCAGCAACTGGACAATTCGAGTTAAAGATACAACATATCCAGATGTTGAACATGTTCAGAGGAGATGGCAATAATGATCCATATCTTCATGTGAAGGAATTCTTTGATTTATGTTCTACTTTTCACTACACAGGGATTTCAGATGAACAAGTGAGACTCCGTCTTTTCCCGTTTTCAttgaaagacaaagaaaaagcaTGGCTAAATTCCCTTCCTCCTCGATCAATCAATACATGGGATGAACTGGTTAAAAAGTTTCTTCTTAAGTTTTTTCCAGCTCAGAAAACCAATGCTTTGAAGAGGGAGATTCGTAACTTTGCTCAGAACGAAGGGGAACCATTCTATGAATGTTGGGATCGGTACAATGACTTGTTTATTCGCTGCCCTCATCATGGTTTTAATGAGTATAAGAAGGTCCAATTTTTCTACGAAGGATTAACACCTCAAACTCGTCAAACCGTAGATGCTACGGTTGGAGGTAGTTTGTCGATGAAGACTTCAGCTGAAGCTACTGAAATATTTGAAACCATGTGCTTGAATTCACAACAATGGGACATAAATTCAGAAGAGAAAGTAGCAGCCCCTAAACAGCGAGGTGTCTACGAGATTAATTCTAACTCAATTCTTGAGGCGGAAGTGGCAAAATTGAGACATGAGCTGAAACTACTAGCTGGAAAGAAGGAGATATGTGCTATGTGTTCTAGCACTATGCATACTATTGAGATGTGTCCAAACAATCCTATAGGACAAGAAGAATCTACATTTGGAATATATTCACAGAATAGAGCAGGATACAATCCTTATTCTAACACTTACAATCCGGGCTGGAGAGATCATCCAAATTTTTCATGGAAAAATCAGCAAGGACAGTTCTCCAAAATTCCACAACCGCCACAAACACCTGAGCCCAAACAGTCTCCGATTGAAGACGTacttgctcaattcatgcaaGTTACACAGGCTTCAATCCAGAAACTTGAGATGCAGATAGGACAGTTAGCTAATGTGATGAGTGAGAAGAAGCAGGGTGAATTCCCTAGTCAATCTGAAGCAAATCCAAGAGGGAGAGAACAAGCAAAGGCAATTAAAACCTTACGTAGTGGAAAGCCTTATGACATAAGAGATGAAGACCCTGGCGATAATATGGAGGTTACAACAGCTGAAGATACAGCAGAAAAATCACCATCTGTCGAAGCAAGAGAGAGCCAACCAGAAGAACCAAAGCTGGCTGAAAGAACTTCTCCGAATACAACACCAGAAGCACCATTAAAGGATAGAGTTTACGTACCTCCACTTCCTTTCCCTCAACAATTTCAGAAGCAAAAGAAGGATAGACATATGTTGGATATCATGGAGCTGTTGAAGAAAGTTCATAAAAACATTCCTTTGTTagatgcaatcaaacaagtaccaTCGTATGCCAAATTCCTCAAAGATATttgcactaacaaaagaaagTTCATGGAACATGAGAAAGTGATGCTATCCGAAGAGTGCAGTGCCGTTCTCCTCAACAAATTGCCTCCAAAGTTGAAAGATCCAGGGAGTTTTACAATCCCTTGTGTTATTGGCAATTTACAAATTGAAAAAGCTTTGATTGATTTAGGAGCTAGTATTAACTTAATGCCATTATCTGTTTTTCAGCAACTTGGAGTCGGAAAGATGCAACCAACATCAATAAGCTTACAACTTGCAGATCGTTCCATAAAATTCCCACTTGGGATTATTGAAGATATTTTAATAAAAGTGGATCGGTTCTTGCTGCCAGCAGACTTTATTATTTTGGACATGGAAGAAGATCGAGATATTCCCATCATTATGGGAAGACCATTTTTGGCCACTGCTGGAACAATAATTGATGTAAAAAAGGGGTTATTGACAATGAATGTTGAAGGAGAATCAGTGGAATTTCGAGTATTTGCAACCATGAAGAGACCAATGGACATAGAGGAGTGCAACCGATTGGACATAATTGATCAGCTTGTACAAAGCAATTTCACCGCTGAAGCTGGTAATGATGAATTAAAAACCAGTATTGAGCATCCCGATTTGACTCGAGCTATAGCTGATGAAGTGTCAGACGTGGTGGCTGTGCTAAATTCTACTCCGCCTCTTAAATGGATACGAACTACTGAACTTTTAGGGCCTCCAAGTCCACGAGCAGTACCATCCATACAACAAACTCCTAAACTGCAACTTAAATTGCTGCCCACTcatgacatgccaattggacGGAAAGAGTTCTCTCCAGGCCACAAAGtccttttgaacaactctacgcTCAAGCTATTTCCATGGAAATTACGTTCAAGAAGGCACGGTccttttcaagttgcacaagtcTATCTCAATGGAGCTGTTGATAGTCAAAACTTACAGAGGGACAAAGAGTTTAAAGTTGACATACATCGTCTGAAACCATATCTTGAAGTTGGCTATGATGCTGCCAAGTCCATTACATGA